Proteins encoded in a region of the uncultured Paludibaculum sp. genome:
- the lipA gene encoding lipoyl synthase, producing the protein MVRDIIELTVLVSIETKPKRPQWLKAPAPVGDNYRDLKGLVDRLKLHTVCDSAACPNIGECWNHRTATFMILGNFCTRRCGFCAVQKGQPLDVDYGEPDRVAEACEILGLKYAVITSVNRDDRKDGGAELFALTIRAIRQRIPGCKVEVLVPDFQGNKDAMAIVMDAAPDVLNHNIETVPRLYQQVRIGARYERSLEMLAWAKALRPEIPTKSGLMVGLGETNEEVVSTLGDLRAHQVDFATIGQYLRPTPQHLPVLRYVTPAEFAGYKQAGQQMGFSHIESGPLVRSSYHAAEAL; encoded by the coding sequence ATGGTCCGCGATATCATCGAATTAACTGTGCTGGTTTCCATCGAGACTAAACCCAAGCGGCCGCAATGGCTCAAAGCGCCGGCGCCGGTCGGGGACAACTACCGCGATTTGAAGGGTTTGGTGGATCGCCTCAAGCTCCACACCGTCTGCGACAGCGCGGCCTGCCCCAACATCGGCGAGTGCTGGAATCACCGCACCGCCACCTTCATGATTCTGGGCAACTTCTGCACCCGGCGCTGCGGCTTCTGCGCCGTCCAGAAGGGCCAACCTCTCGATGTCGACTATGGAGAGCCCGACCGCGTCGCCGAGGCCTGCGAAATCCTCGGGCTGAAATACGCCGTCATCACCAGCGTCAACCGCGACGACCGCAAAGACGGCGGAGCCGAGCTTTTCGCCCTCACCATCCGCGCCATCCGCCAGCGCATCCCGGGCTGCAAGGTGGAAGTGCTGGTACCAGACTTCCAGGGCAACAAAGACGCGATGGCCATCGTCATGGATGCCGCGCCCGACGTCCTCAATCACAACATCGAGACCGTGCCCCGGCTCTACCAGCAGGTGCGCATCGGCGCCCGCTACGAGCGCTCGCTCGAAATGCTGGCCTGGGCCAAGGCCTTGCGGCCGGAGATCCCAACAAAGTCTGGACTCATGGTCGGCCTGGGTGAGACGAATGAGGAAGTCGTGAGCACTCTCGGCGACCTGCGCGCTCACCAGGTCGACTTCGCCACCATCGGCCAGTATCTGCGCCCTACTCCCCAGCACCTGCCCGTGTTACGCTATGTCACCCCGGCGGAGTTTGCCGGGTATAAGCAGGCTGGACAGCAGATGGGCTTTTCGCACATCGAATCCGGCCCATTGGTTCGCAGCAGTTATCACGCAGCGGAGGCGCTTTAA
- a CDS encoding carboxypeptidase regulatory-like domain-containing protein: MSERSFPLKTRSVFTLLGRATLAISLSLLFAHIARAQSASGLTGIVLDPSALRLANVKVTVQALDTGDTRSLLTNAEGEYSVAPLQPGRYEISAELPGFQRYSQKGMTLELGRLARIDITLQVGHVSESVDVVAENQLIESETATVGQFIENKTVRDMPINGRRVGDLLKLMGNAVYITGDVIRPRVTVAGSRGDQQQWLLDGVNASNVALEIPQALFNPPVESVQEVRVQQNNYSAEFGNTAGGVVSVITRSGTNQFHGSAYEFFRNDAMDARNFFSAQKAPLRYNIFGLTAGGPIIKNKTFFFSSNEWQIQRIGLTRVYTVPTAAQRTGDFSQTLTAAGALVPIYDPATTRTDPANPARTIRDPFVGNIIPSNRLDPVGAKIASYYPAATRAAANLAGANNFARNESTNLNLTTWTTKVDHILNDNSRLGFRMVLHNFPTDTAATFDNPAADPDGSITTRRAYSFLGTYTRNFGSRVVNDFRFNYQPRRFRQDTLSIGGNWPAQLGLKGVTGSAFPQVTASGYVNLGAGTQQRIQTPIRDTDIVDVYSLLLGKHSIKIGGEARFGQNQDDLNSLTSGSIGFGPQLTAPSGTTSGGNAIASLLLGTALSGKIQDTDILDRRAAYYAAFVQDDWKLTRDFTLNLGVRWETHTPRVDANDRQNSFDTAKVNPVSGTPGVVTFAGRDGLGSKVYNSDYVNFGPRFGFAWKPFERRSLVVRSGYGVYFGPPIPGSNTASAGFETSGDYSSPDSGNTAAFLLSNGFPATVPQVLNSGFGAVPVGSAVRLAPVYIGQDRELGYSQQWNFSVQQELRGNIVAEVSYLGNVGHKLPAPDTSINQVRPELLLGAGSAQTRRPFPQFGNVTLLTPMWGNSNYHGLNVKVEKRFSNGLNFLTNYTWSKFIDDVASSFEVGAVPSGYQDFYNRRADRSLAGNDVRNRLAVSSVYELPWGHGRKLLNQGLLSNLVGGWSLGAILIAQAGSPFGLVTQTNTSNAFNPGPQRVNVLRDPSLPADQRTVARWFDTTAVAAPAAYTFGNSSRALLTGPGLLNLDVSLLKNFRFRETGNVQFRAESLNVANHTNFQAPGRSLGAANFGAISSALPARVMQLGLKVEF, encoded by the coding sequence ATGTCCGAACGCAGTTTTCCTCTCAAAACCCGAAGTGTGTTCACACTTCTGGGACGGGCCACTCTGGCCATTTCCCTCTCACTCCTGTTTGCCCACATTGCACGGGCACAATCGGCGAGCGGGCTCACCGGCATTGTTCTGGACCCCAGCGCGTTGCGGTTGGCGAATGTGAAGGTCACCGTACAAGCACTGGACACGGGCGATACGCGCTCGCTGCTGACGAATGCGGAGGGCGAGTACAGCGTGGCGCCGCTGCAACCGGGCCGCTATGAGATCTCGGCGGAACTGCCGGGCTTCCAGCGCTACAGCCAGAAGGGCATGACGCTGGAGTTGGGCCGACTGGCGCGCATCGACATCACTCTGCAGGTAGGCCACGTCAGCGAGTCTGTCGATGTCGTGGCGGAGAACCAGCTCATCGAGTCGGAGACGGCGACGGTGGGGCAGTTCATCGAGAACAAGACGGTCCGCGACATGCCGATCAACGGGCGGCGCGTGGGCGATCTGCTCAAGCTGATGGGCAACGCGGTCTATATCACGGGTGACGTGATCCGGCCGCGTGTAACGGTGGCCGGCAGCCGCGGCGATCAGCAGCAATGGTTGCTGGACGGGGTGAATGCCTCGAACGTGGCTCTGGAGATTCCACAGGCGCTGTTCAATCCGCCGGTGGAGTCGGTGCAGGAGGTGCGGGTCCAGCAGAACAACTACTCGGCGGAGTTCGGGAATACCGCGGGCGGAGTGGTGAGTGTCATCACACGCTCCGGCACGAATCAGTTTCACGGCAGCGCCTACGAGTTCTTCCGCAACGATGCCATGGACGCCAGGAACTTCTTCTCCGCGCAGAAGGCTCCGCTGCGGTACAACATCTTCGGGTTGACGGCCGGCGGGCCGATCATCAAGAACAAGACATTCTTCTTCAGTTCAAACGAGTGGCAGATCCAGCGCATTGGCCTGACCCGTGTTTACACGGTGCCGACGGCGGCGCAGAGGACGGGCGACTTCTCGCAGACGCTGACGGCGGCCGGTGCGCTGGTGCCGATCTACGATCCGGCGACGACTCGCACGGATCCGGCGAATCCGGCGCGGACGATTCGCGATCCGTTCGTGGGCAACATCATTCCGTCGAACCGGCTGGACCCCGTGGGCGCGAAGATTGCGAGTTACTATCCGGCGGCGACGCGGGCGGCGGCGAACCTGGCGGGCGCGAACAATTTCGCGCGGAACGAATCGACGAACCTGAATTTGACGACTTGGACCACGAAGGTCGATCACATTCTCAACGACAATTCGCGGCTGGGTTTCCGGATGGTGCTGCACAACTTCCCGACGGATACGGCGGCGACGTTCGACAACCCGGCGGCCGATCCGGACGGCTCGATCACGACGCGGCGGGCATACAGCTTCCTGGGGACGTACACGCGGAATTTCGGGAGCCGGGTGGTGAACGACTTCCGTTTCAACTATCAGCCGCGGCGGTTCCGGCAGGACACCTTGAGCATTGGCGGCAACTGGCCGGCGCAACTGGGACTAAAGGGCGTGACAGGGTCGGCCTTCCCGCAGGTGACCGCTTCGGGCTATGTGAATCTGGGCGCGGGCACGCAGCAGCGCATCCAGACTCCGATCCGCGATACGGACATTGTCGATGTGTACAGCCTGCTGCTGGGCAAACACTCGATCAAGATCGGCGGCGAGGCGCGATTCGGCCAGAACCAGGACGACCTGAACAGCCTGACGTCGGGTTCGATCGGGTTCGGTCCGCAGCTGACGGCGCCTTCGGGCACCACCAGCGGCGGCAACGCGATCGCGAGCCTGCTGCTGGGTACGGCGCTTTCGGGCAAGATTCAGGACACCGACATTCTGGACCGGCGGGCGGCGTACTATGCGGCGTTCGTCCAGGACGACTGGAAGTTGACGCGCGATTTCACGTTGAACCTGGGCGTGCGCTGGGAGACGCACACTCCGCGCGTAGACGCGAACGACCGCCAGAACTCGTTCGATACCGCAAAGGTCAACCCGGTCTCCGGAACGCCGGGCGTGGTGACATTCGCCGGAAGAGATGGACTGGGTTCGAAGGTGTACAACTCGGACTACGTGAACTTCGGGCCGCGCTTCGGGTTTGCCTGGAAGCCTTTCGAGCGGCGGAGCCTGGTGGTGCGCTCAGGGTATGGAGTGTACTTCGGGCCGCCGATTCCGGGGTCGAACACGGCCAGCGCCGGCTTTGAGACCAGCGGCGATTACAGTTCGCCGGATAGCGGCAACACAGCCGCGTTTCTGCTGAGCAACGGATTCCCGGCGACGGTGCCGCAGGTGCTGAACAGCGGATTTGGAGCGGTGCCGGTGGGCTCGGCGGTACGGCTGGCTCCGGTGTATATTGGGCAGGACCGGGAACTGGGTTACTCGCAGCAGTGGAACTTCTCGGTGCAGCAGGAACTGCGGGGGAATATCGTGGCAGAGGTCTCGTATCTGGGCAACGTGGGGCACAAGCTCCCGGCTCCTGACACGAGCATCAACCAGGTGCGGCCGGAGTTGCTGCTGGGCGCGGGTTCGGCGCAGACGCGGAGGCCGTTCCCGCAGTTCGGCAATGTCACGCTGCTGACGCCGATGTGGGGCAACTCCAACTACCACGGGCTGAATGTGAAGGTGGAGAAGCGCTTCTCGAATGGCCTGAACTTCCTGACGAATTACACATGGTCGAAGTTTATCGACGATGTGGCGTCGAGCTTTGAAGTGGGCGCGGTGCCGTCGGGCTACCAGGACTTCTACAATCGCCGGGCGGACCGGTCGCTGGCGGGGAATGATGTCCGGAACAGGCTGGCGGTGAGTTCCGTTTATGAACTGCCGTGGGGTCATGGACGGAAGCTGCTGAACCAGGGATTGCTGTCGAACCTGGTGGGCGGCTGGAGCCTAGGCGCGATTCTGATTGCGCAGGCGGGCAGTCCGTTTGGGCTGGTGACGCAGACGAATACGAGCAACGCTTTCAATCCGGGACCACAGCGGGTGAATGTGCTGCGGGATCCTTCGCTGCCGGCGGACCAACGGACGGTGGCGCGGTGGTTCGATACGACGGCGGTGGCGGCTCCGGCGGCTTACACGTTCGGCAATTCCTCGCGGGCGCTGCTGACGGGGCCGGGGCTGCTGAACCTGGATGTGTCGCTGCTGAAGAACTTCCGCTTCAGGGAGACCGGCAATGTGCAGTTCCGGGCGGAGTCGTTGAACGTGGCGAATCACACGAACTTCCAGGCGCCCGGACGGTCGCTGGGCGCGGCGAATTTCGGCGCGATCAGCTCGGCGCTGCCGGCGCGCGTGATGCAGTTGGGTCTGAAGGTGGAGTTTTAA
- a CDS encoding MBL fold metallo-hydrolase has protein sequence MLDGGIWRIPLPLPFGPPHINVYLLPCPDGWMLIDTGMDTDDCWNALTAAMNDAGVAPAQLRQIVVTHLHPDHCGLAARLRDASGATVWMHRADAELLMRLTGTRRPQELLEEAMKQAGTPDSFRPTVLASYDRLLRTFPALSPDAYLEDGAALESWLGPLEVVWTPGHAPGLCCLHASEFGYLFSSDHVIEDITPHVGWLPEPDGTVEDALGQYLASLDRLDQIEVQKILPAHGAPFTGLREWTTRTREHHAARARDIAQFQSDGADLADDLVKRLWPRELRPMEYQLALTSVLAYLEHGRRGV, from the coding sequence TTGCTCGACGGCGGCATCTGGCGCATCCCGCTGCCCTTGCCCTTCGGCCCGCCCCACATCAACGTCTACCTGCTGCCCTGCCCCGACGGCTGGATGCTGATCGATACGGGCATGGACACGGACGACTGCTGGAACGCGCTCACGGCAGCCATGAACGACGCCGGAGTCGCCCCCGCGCAGCTCCGCCAGATTGTCGTCACGCATCTCCATCCCGATCACTGCGGCCTGGCCGCGCGCCTGCGCGATGCCAGTGGAGCCACAGTCTGGATGCACCGCGCCGACGCCGAGTTGCTGATGCGGCTCACCGGCACTCGCCGTCCACAGGAACTGCTGGAAGAGGCCATGAAGCAGGCCGGCACACCGGACTCGTTTCGCCCAACGGTCCTCGCCAGCTACGACCGCCTGCTGCGGACCTTCCCCGCTCTGAGTCCCGATGCCTATCTGGAGGACGGAGCCGCGCTGGAAAGCTGGCTCGGCCCGCTGGAGGTCGTCTGGACACCCGGTCACGCTCCGGGCCTGTGCTGCCTCCACGCGTCGGAGTTCGGCTACCTCTTCTCCAGCGACCATGTCATTGAGGACATTACTCCGCACGTCGGTTGGCTGCCCGAGCCCGACGGCACCGTCGAGGACGCGCTGGGCCAGTACCTCGCCAGCCTCGACCGCCTCGACCAGATAGAGGTCCAGAAGATCCTGCCCGCCCACGGCGCGCCGTTTACAGGACTCCGGGAATGGACCACTCGGACGCGCGAACACCACGCCGCCCGCGCCCGCGACATCGCCCAGTTCCAAAGCGATGGCGCGGACCTTGCGGACGACCTCGTCAAACGCCTGTGGCCGCGCGAGTTGCGCCCCATGGAATACCAGTTGGCGCTCACCTCGGTGCTCGCTTACCTGGAGCACGGCCGTCGAGGCGTCTAG
- a CDS encoding recombinase family protein, translating to MGKSERVREVLTSPLTASELERRAAEGWHPVAVEWERMVESAEDWRPPVQEVPYGLRVAADHKHLEEDPEEIEIMLGILEGIVEDRSMSRIADELNKRGFRMRTDEAWTQSGVFELLPRLIDSSPRLFKRDEWIERRRKLRHAAV from the coding sequence ATGGGAAAGTCGGAGCGCGTTCGTGAAGTGCTGACCAGCCCGTTGACGGCCAGCGAACTGGAACGGAGGGCCGCCGAGGGGTGGCATCCGGTGGCGGTGGAGTGGGAGCGGATGGTGGAATCCGCGGAGGATTGGAGGCCACCTGTGCAGGAGGTGCCCTATGGCCTGCGGGTTGCCGCCGACCACAAACACCTGGAAGAGGATCCGGAGGAGATTGAGATCATGCTCGGGATCCTGGAAGGGATTGTCGAGGACCGGTCGATGTCGCGCATCGCGGACGAGTTGAACAAACGTGGCTTCCGGATGCGGACGGACGAGGCCTGGACGCAGTCGGGCGTGTTTGAGCTGCTGCCGCGCCTCATCGACTCAAGCCCGCGGTTGTTCAAGCGGGACGAGTGGATTGAGCGGCGGCGCAAGCTGCGGCACGCTGCGGTTTGA
- a CDS encoding sulfatase, producing the protein MERRQFLRQLAGAAAALPAAAFQPRKRPLNFVFILGDDLGWTDLSSYGSQFYETPNIDRLAQQGTRFTNAYAACPVCSPTRASIMTGKYPARLGITNYLPGKHPTPYSKLIGVDCVQQLPLAEKTIAEVLKPAGYRTGQFGKWHLGGEGFGPDRQGFDTTFAAQGGVGSYFYPGWRGKNPVIEGKPGEYITDRLGDEAAAFIQANRANPFFVYLPHFAPHVPLQSKKEYIQKYSAKIRSGARHYDPVYAGMIQSLDDSVGRVVKAVEENGLAENTIIVFNSDNGGLSAPEWLLKPTTSNWPLREGKGHVYEGGIRVPLIIRGPGVRKGAVDDTPISSVDYLPTFAELAGVDAPAGVDGRSFASLLPAARRLPPRPLYWHYPHYSNQLGRPASAVRLGEYKLIRFHEDNHVELYRVTTDIGEQTDLAESQKAKVRELTRLLDAWLKEVDAKFPTPNPNYDPVREAEGYWWKQPGAYERFGK; encoded by the coding sequence ATGGAACGCCGTCAATTCCTGAGACAGCTTGCTGGCGCGGCCGCGGCTTTGCCCGCAGCCGCCTTCCAGCCGCGGAAGAGGCCGCTGAACTTTGTGTTCATCCTGGGTGACGACCTCGGCTGGACCGATCTCTCCTCGTATGGGAGCCAGTTTTACGAGACGCCGAACATCGACCGTCTCGCGCAGCAGGGTACGCGCTTTACCAACGCGTATGCCGCCTGCCCGGTCTGCTCGCCCACCCGGGCGAGCATCATGACCGGCAAATATCCGGCTCGGCTGGGGATTACGAACTACCTGCCGGGCAAGCACCCGACGCCCTATTCAAAGCTGATCGGCGTGGATTGCGTGCAGCAGTTGCCGCTGGCGGAGAAGACAATTGCCGAGGTGCTGAAGCCCGCCGGCTACCGGACTGGCCAGTTCGGCAAGTGGCACCTGGGCGGCGAGGGCTTCGGGCCGGACCGTCAGGGTTTTGACACTACCTTTGCCGCGCAGGGTGGGGTGGGCAGCTACTTCTATCCGGGGTGGCGTGGGAAGAATCCGGTGATCGAGGGCAAGCCGGGGGAGTACATCACGGACCGGCTGGGGGATGAGGCTGCCGCCTTCATTCAGGCGAACCGGGCCAATCCGTTCTTCGTGTATCTGCCGCATTTTGCTCCGCATGTGCCGCTGCAGTCGAAGAAGGAATACATCCAGAAATACAGTGCGAAGATCCGTAGCGGCGCGCGGCATTACGATCCCGTCTATGCGGGCATGATTCAGAGTCTGGACGATAGTGTGGGGCGCGTCGTGAAGGCGGTGGAAGAGAACGGACTCGCGGAGAACACGATCATTGTCTTCAATTCGGACAATGGCGGATTGAGCGCTCCGGAGTGGCTGTTGAAGCCTACAACGTCGAACTGGCCGCTGAGGGAGGGCAAGGGCCACGTGTACGAAGGGGGCATTCGCGTGCCGCTGATTATCCGCGGTCCGGGTGTGCGAAAAGGGGCCGTGGACGATACGCCGATCTCGAGCGTCGACTATCTGCCGACCTTCGCGGAACTCGCGGGTGTCGATGCGCCGGCGGGCGTGGATGGCCGGAGCTTCGCCTCGCTGTTACCGGCAGCGCGACGATTGCCGCCGAGGCCGCTGTACTGGCACTATCCGCACTACAGCAATCAACTCGGGCGGCCGGCCAGCGCGGTGCGGTTGGGCGAGTACAAGCTGATCCGGTTCCACGAAGACAATCACGTGGAGCTTTACCGCGTGACCACGGATATCGGCGAGCAGACGGATCTGGCTGAGTCCCAGAAAGCCAAGGTGCGGGAGCTGACACGGCTGCTGGACGCGTGGCTGAAAGAGGTGGATGCGAAGTTTCCAACGCCGAATCCGAACTACGATCCGGTTCGGGAAGCAGAAGGGTACTGGTGGAAGCAGCCGGGCGCTTACGAACGTTTCGGCAAATGA
- a CDS encoding FAD-dependent oxidoreductase gives MSLVEGSLDLGFGVVFEELYGRDGLERLDQRFADYLRSGDADLYAQFEAARANPASLAPKEQSALILAAAPHLEDFLGELFGITPELHTLRQRHHRLAPMLALKRQFVVKKAISGVTTEHAEAIDGPALAVELAVLFGEPLTDDSFTAHVSGWLAAEDQHVPELALAAQYAAWAALSTEGRKQNYKGVLFRTPHKLVMEHLVDVEIEEMDGIPRFRLPDDELRHRDGFALTDAGMDLPRAVGQAHYCIKCHNQGKDSCSTGLREKSGEFKKTVFGVTLAGCPLEEKISEMNVLKEQGCPIGALATVVIDNPLTAATGHRICNDCMKSCIYQKQDPVDIPQIETRTLKDVLELPWGFEIYSLLTRWNPLNFHRPLPRAATGYKVLVVGLGPAGFGLAHNLMNDGHSVVAVDGLKIEPLPEQISGVDALGQRHRFHPIHDIHELYEGLGERAMAGFGGVAEYGITVRWDKNFLKIVRLLLERRAEFSMFGGVRFGGTLTIESAFAMGFDHIALCMGAGKPTVIPMKNGLARGVRQASDFLMALQLTGAAKRDSVANLQVQLPVVVIGGGLTAVDTATESMAYYPVQVEKFLQRYETLVVERGEAAVRAGWNEEERVTGDEFLEHARALRRERALAEQAGREPNFIPLLNEWGGVTIAYRRRLIDAPSYTLNHEEVALALQEGIRFAELLTPSEVEVDRFGHCSALHLKRDGQTVVLPAKTILVAAGTQPNTVLGREDPVNVTISGRNFQAVDEDGHPVKPEIVSKPAVSRVLTSIRADGRAISFFGDLHPSYAGNVVKAMGGAKQGYPVVTKILSRRASTGPTPEELFARLNSELRATVDEVIRLTPNIVEVVVRAPLAARAFLPGQFYRLQNYESLASRVQGTTLAMEGLALTGASVDVEKGLLSTIVLEMGGSSDLCALLKPGEPVILMGPTGTPTETPEHETALLVGGGLGNAVLFSIGQALRRKGSRVVYFAGYKKLADRYKVEEIEQAADVIVWCCDEAPGFAPNRPGDHTFVGNIVEAMLAYARGSLGEARIPLTEVDRVVAIGSDGMMRAVAESRHGVLAPYLKKEHHAIGSINSPMQCMMKEICAQCLQQHKNPLTGEETVVFSCFNQDQSLDSVDFGNLRARLAQNGVQEKLTRLWIDRSLMAGGHRDVSRYKPVG, from the coding sequence ATGAGCTTAGTGGAGGGGTCTCTCGACCTCGGATTCGGCGTGGTCTTTGAAGAGCTTTACGGGCGGGATGGACTGGAGCGACTGGACCAACGCTTTGCCGACTATTTGCGGAGCGGCGATGCCGACCTGTACGCCCAGTTTGAAGCGGCGCGGGCCAATCCGGCGTCGCTGGCGCCCAAAGAACAGTCGGCTCTGATTCTAGCGGCCGCCCCGCATCTGGAAGATTTTCTCGGCGAACTGTTCGGCATCACGCCGGAGCTGCATACGCTGCGCCAGCGGCACCACCGGCTGGCGCCGATGCTGGCCCTGAAGCGGCAGTTTGTCGTTAAGAAGGCGATCTCCGGCGTGACCACGGAGCACGCCGAGGCCATTGACGGACCTGCGCTGGCAGTCGAGCTGGCGGTGCTGTTCGGCGAGCCGCTGACGGATGATTCGTTCACGGCCCACGTGAGCGGGTGGCTCGCGGCCGAAGATCAGCACGTGCCCGAACTGGCACTGGCGGCGCAGTATGCGGCCTGGGCCGCGCTGTCCACCGAGGGTAGGAAGCAGAATTACAAGGGTGTCCTGTTCCGTACTCCGCACAAGCTGGTGATGGAGCATCTCGTCGATGTTGAGATCGAGGAGATGGACGGGATCCCGCGATTCCGGCTGCCGGATGACGAACTGCGCCACCGCGACGGGTTTGCGTTGACCGACGCTGGCATGGACCTGCCGCGCGCCGTGGGTCAGGCGCACTACTGCATCAAGTGCCACAACCAGGGCAAGGATAGCTGCTCGACCGGGCTGCGCGAGAAGTCGGGCGAGTTCAAGAAAACCGTCTTCGGAGTGACTCTGGCGGGTTGCCCGTTGGAAGAGAAGATCTCCGAGATGAATGTTCTGAAGGAGCAGGGTTGCCCGATTGGCGCGTTGGCGACAGTGGTGATCGACAATCCTCTGACAGCCGCCACGGGACACCGTATCTGCAACGACTGCATGAAGTCCTGCATTTATCAGAAGCAGGACCCGGTGGACATCCCTCAGATTGAGACTCGGACCTTGAAGGACGTTCTGGAACTGCCGTGGGGCTTCGAGATTTACAGCCTGCTGACGCGCTGGAATCCGCTGAACTTCCACAGGCCGCTGCCGCGCGCGGCTACGGGCTACAAGGTGCTGGTGGTGGGTTTGGGGCCGGCCGGATTCGGGCTGGCGCACAACCTGATGAACGATGGCCACAGCGTGGTGGCCGTGGACGGGCTCAAAATCGAGCCGCTGCCGGAGCAGATCAGTGGCGTCGACGCGTTGGGGCAGCGCCATCGGTTCCATCCGATCCATGACATCCACGAGCTGTACGAGGGGTTGGGTGAGCGCGCGATGGCTGGGTTTGGCGGCGTGGCGGAGTATGGCATCACGGTCCGCTGGGATAAGAATTTTCTCAAGATTGTCCGTCTGCTGCTGGAACGGCGTGCGGAGTTCAGCATGTTCGGCGGCGTGCGCTTTGGCGGCACGCTGACCATTGAGAGCGCGTTCGCGATGGGTTTCGACCACATCGCATTGTGCATGGGCGCGGGCAAGCCGACAGTGATCCCGATGAAGAACGGCCTGGCGCGCGGCGTGCGGCAGGCGTCGGATTTCCTGATGGCGCTGCAGTTGACCGGAGCGGCCAAGCGCGACTCCGTGGCGAACCTGCAAGTGCAGTTGCCGGTGGTAGTGATCGGCGGCGGATTGACGGCTGTCGATACCGCGACCGAGTCGATGGCGTATTACCCGGTGCAGGTGGAGAAGTTCCTGCAGCGCTACGAAACGCTGGTGGTGGAGCGGGGTGAGGCAGCGGTGCGCGCGGGTTGGAACGAAGAAGAGCGGGTCACCGGCGACGAGTTTCTGGAGCATGCCCGAGCCTTGCGGCGAGAGCGGGCATTGGCCGAGCAGGCGGGCCGCGAGCCGAACTTCATTCCGCTGCTGAATGAGTGGGGTGGTGTGACGATCGCCTATCGGCGGCGGCTGATCGATGCGCCGAGCTACACGCTGAATCACGAGGAGGTCGCGCTGGCTTTGCAGGAGGGCATCCGCTTCGCTGAGCTGTTGACGCCTTCCGAAGTGGAGGTCGACCGCTTCGGACACTGTTCCGCGTTGCATCTCAAGCGTGACGGACAGACCGTAGTGCTGCCGGCGAAGACGATTCTTGTCGCGGCGGGCACGCAACCCAACACGGTGCTGGGCCGCGAGGATCCGGTGAACGTGACAATCTCGGGCCGGAACTTCCAGGCTGTGGATGAGGACGGGCACCCGGTGAAGCCGGAGATCGTGTCGAAGCCGGCTGTGTCCCGTGTCCTGACTTCGATTCGCGCCGATGGGCGGGCGATCAGCTTCTTCGGCGACCTGCACCCGTCGTATGCGGGCAATGTGGTGAAGGCCATGGGCGGCGCCAAGCAGGGCTATCCCGTGGTCACGAAGATTCTGTCACGGCGGGCTTCGACCGGGCCCACGCCTGAGGAGCTGTTCGCACGTCTGAACAGCGAGCTGCGAGCGACAGTGGATGAAGTTATCCGGCTGACGCCGAATATTGTCGAGGTGGTGGTGCGGGCGCCCTTAGCGGCGCGCGCGTTCCTGCCGGGCCAGTTCTACCGGCTGCAGAACTACGAATCCCTGGCCTCGCGGGTGCAGGGCACCACGCTGGCGATGGAAGGCCTGGCTCTGACCGGCGCGTCGGTGGACGTCGAGAAAGGCCTGTTGTCGACAATCGTGCTGGAGATGGGCGGGTCGTCGGATCTATGTGCACTGCTGAAGCCGGGTGAACCCGTGATCCTGATGGGTCCGACGGGCACCCCGACCGAGACGCCGGAGCACGAGACGGCTCTGCTGGTGGGCGGCGGGTTGGGCAATGCGGTGCTGTTTTCCATTGGCCAGGCGCTGCGGCGAAAGGGCTCGCGGGTGGTGTACTTCGCGGGCTACAAGAAGCTGGCGGACCGCTACAAGGTGGAGGAGATCGAGCAGGCGGCGGATGTGATTGTGTGGTGCTGCGACGAGGCTCCGGGGTTCGCTCCGAACCGGCCGGGCGACCACACGTTCGTGGGCAATATCGTCGAGGCGATGCTGGCCTATGCGCGTGGATCGCTGGGCGAGGCGCGGATCCCCCTGACCGAGGTGGACCGCGTGGTGGCGATCGGCTCGGATGGCATGATGCGCGCCGTGGCGGAATCGCGGCATGGGGTACTGGCTCCGTATCTGAAGAAAGAGCACCATGCGATCGGCAGTATCAACTCGCCTATGCAGTGCATGATGAAGGAGATTTGCGCGCAGTGCCTGCAGCAGCACAAGAACCCGCTCACCGGGGAAGAGACCGTGGTGTTCTCGTGTTTCAACCAGGATCAGTCGCTGGATTCGGTCGATTTCGGCAACCTGCGTGCGCGGCTGGCACAGAACGGTGTCCAGGAGAAACTGACGCGGCTATGGATCGACCGGAGCCTGATGGCTGGTGGGCATCGAGACGTATCCCGTTACAAACCTGTCGGTTAG